One genomic window of Onychostoma macrolepis isolate SWU-2019 chromosome 25, ASM1243209v1, whole genome shotgun sequence includes the following:
- the LOC131534011 gene encoding gamma-tubulin complex component 6-like — protein MATPDAHIRVGEHVSEVTTPIPTANIHGHTSDAHIRVGEHVSEVTAPIPTANIHGHASDAHIRVGEHVSEVTAPIPTANIHGHASDAHIRVGEHVSEVTAPIHTANIHGHASDAHIRVGEHVSEVTTPFPRRTSMAMPLMPI, from the coding sequence ATGGCCACGCCTGACGCCCATATAAGAGTTGGCGAACATGTTTCTGAAGTGACCACTCCCATTCCCACAGCTAATATTCATGGCCACACCTCTGATGCCCATATAAGGGTTGGCGAACATGTTTCTGAAGTGACCGCTCCCATTCCCACAGCTAATATTCATGGCCACGCCTCTGACGCCCATATAAGAGTTGGCGAACATGTTTCTGAAGTGACCGCTCCCATCCCCACAGCTAATATTCATGGCCACGCCTCTGACGCCCATATAAGGGTTGGCGAACATGTTTCTGAAGTGACCGCTCCCATCCACACAGCTAATATTCATGGCCACGCCTCTGACGCCCATATAAGGGTTGGCGAACATGTTTCTGAAGTGACCACTCCCTTTCCACGCCGAACATCCATGGCCATGCCTCTGATGCCCATATAA